Part of the Vulpes vulpes isolate BD-2025 chromosome 6, VulVul3, whole genome shotgun sequence genome, acctgagcctaaggcagatgcttaacccactgagccacccgggcatccctcctTTGTTCACTTTTTAAGCTAcatatctttgcaattttttagCTGTTAGTTAGGGTtttataatacacatttttatatattggtcAAATTAAAGCTAATCTTCAATTATTTGAGATAAATTATGGAATATTTGCAAGAAATTTACTTCCATTTCTGTTCCTTTGTTCCTGCTTCATGTAATACATTTCAAATCTATGCACATGAATTCAACAGCACAATCAtatgtatttccaaataaattaagaggacttgtgtgtgtgcacttgtgtgtCTAGTTTATTTAGATATAGAAGTCTTGGTTTATGGTATTTTGGGGTATTTTCCCCTTTacgcatttttaaaatgtcatttcagtGTCTATGGACTCCTTTGTTTCTATGAAAAATCAGCCATTAATCATAATGTGCTTCCCTCTAAgtaaagtttatttcttgttgactcattttaagattttctttctctttgactgTCAGCATTTTGACAACAATGAGCCATCGTGGTTAGATTGGAACCTCTGGGATCTCTAAGTCAATACTTTCCACAAATTTTGAGAAGTTTCTGTcattacttcttcaaatattttgctttttttttctctttctcctgctggCACCACAATTATAGATATGTTGAACTTCTTGACATTCTTTCATAGGTATTTCAGTGTgtatttgtctccttttttttgtCTCTGATATTTCAATTggtctgtttttatatttaaagattccTCTGCCACCTTCAGTCTCCCACTGAGCCCATatagtaattttttctttaaatgtattggacaaaatatatatatatatattggacaTTTAActctaaaattccatttaaaataaataaataatataaaactccacttttttcctttccatttatattGGAGCCTCTTCTCTGTTCACTCACTAAAACCATTTAAgaccatttttctttcatctttggtTATTCCAAAAGTTTTTGCATGGTTATTTTATTCAGCCACTGTTACCACAAGGAGtgagtaattatttatttatttttccttcaatattttttGGGCAAGTGTGGTATGCTTAGAATTACTATAGGGACTTGAGATATGTCAGTGAATGAACCAGTCAGAAATAATTGtcctaaagaaacaaaattatgttTGAACTAGAAAGAATGTAAAGCATAAACATAATAGATAATGATATTAACAATTTTAGTAGCACATAAGATTCCTGGCTGAGAATAATTCAGAATAAGAAAAGATTTGGAATGTGGAAGTTCAGAAGGTatcagttttaatttattttattttaaagattttatttatttatttgagagagaatgagagagagagcaaggacaggagaaggagaagcaggctcccagctgaacAGGGACCCagttgcagggctccatcccaggactctcaTCCCTACCCCACATCATGATGttaacctcagccaaaggcagacaactgagccatccagactcCGAGcatatcagttttatttatttcttatttttttatttgtttaaagtttaAGATCCAATATTTATTGACACAAATCAGAGATTATCACACATGAAAAGGCATAGCTagtttccttcttaaaaataatttccttaagaGCCATCTACTGGAACTGAAATTTTGATGTGCCTATTATGCCACCTATCTGTTCTGTGTTTGTTGCTGGGTCTTCCATCACTGAGGCAAAACACCACTATACAGCTTATTCTTTCAAAGGAAATTCCTTTGTAGAACCCCCATTTGCTCtcagctttcctttctctgcctgggGAGCACAGTAATAGACTGATCAGAAactgcaagggaaaaaaaaaaagaaactgcaaggGAAGAGAGGGGACCTGGGCTCTTAGGGTATAAGCAGCTAACACTTGAGGAGATGGCAGTTGAGTTACAATGGATGTTCCTGTGTAGATTCAAACCTAACTTGAGTTTCCTGGAAAAGCCATGATAAGATATTTATAagttatttcttcatattttgggAGCAGATATAACACCCCTCTGCAGCAAGCATTCCTTAGGTAAGGGTGGCTCCTCTCAGGCAGTAAGTCTCCTCTAAAGGGTAGTCCTGCACACTGAGAACAGTCTGGTGGGTTATGGGCAAGTTGTAGCCAATTTATGCAAGGTCTTCACCTGATTCATTATAACCAAATGGGAGGATTTAAAATTGGTGCTGAGACACAGAATTCAATACACTCAAGTGTACACCCAACATcaccaaataatttatttggaacCAGAATTAAAAGAACATTCAACAGTTCTCTGAACATTTGACAGTTGTGAAACATGTTTATTCTGATCCAGTTGTACAACTAATCTAGGACAAATTGccaaataaattttacattatttcttcaGGACTGGGTTTGTCCAAGACTTCAAATTTGGGATCTGCAAATTTGAAGTCAGGGAACGTATTCATGTCTGCTTTACCATACATTTGCTTAAGCTTAAAAAGCTCCTTCTCCAGGTCTTGCTGGTACTCTGGGCCAGTATCAACAGGTCCTCCAGATGTCTGGCATTTAGTTCTATCTTCTCTAATCTTGTCCACGAAGAGTTTCTGTACAGGATCAAGTTCCTTGTTAAATGCCACTGCTCTAACACCAATGTTTCTCCTCAAGTGGACTGAGACTGCAGATCGAATGAGAGAGGAGAACCTGAAGAGCCTCTGAAGAATCATGGTGATTCTTGCATTCAGCGCGGAGCCGCCGGAGTCTCCCGCATATCAGTTTTAAAGATCAACTCATTGTAGGGCTTACTGACAGACAACATAATATTTGTGTAGATAACTGAGGAAAGTTCAAGGAATTAGTAATATGAATATCTGGGGAGGGAACAGTCAAGGCAGAGGAATGTGTCAGTGCAAAGATCATCAAGCATGAAGTATCTGAGGaaaaataaggaggaaaagaGTAGTTGGAAAGGGGTGAGCAAATTAGACAATTGTATCAGTAGAGACTATCAGGAAGTCAGTGGGCATCAGAAATATAGAGCTTTGAAACTCAATGAAAGGACTTTGACTTTGACTTTGGGTGAAATGGGAATCAGTGTTTATTGTTAAGAATAGAGTGTGGGAGCAAGTAAAACAGTTAGGAAGTTACTGCAATAATGTGAGAGCAAGATATTATTAAATTGGATTTTAGTAGTGGTAGTAGAGAAATGCAGAAACAATAATAGTCTGAATATATGATTATGATTACACAACATGATGTCTTAATTGAAATTTCAttgtgttggggatccctgggtggctcagtggtttggcgcctgcctttggcccagagcgtgatcgtAGAGACtcggtatcgagtcccatgtcaggcttctgcatggagcctgcttcttcctctgcctgtgtctctgcctctctttctccctctctctctctctctctctctctgtctctcatgaataaataaataaaaatctttaaaaaaagaaaaaaaatgaaatttaactgtgtgtgtgttttcaggtTTGTGTATGGCAGAGAGGTGTGACAGAGAGATGAACACTTAGATGTCTAGTCTGTAGGCAAATATATGTTGTTCCATATATTTTATGAGGACTATAAATTCTTAAATATGAGCTTGTCCATCTTTTTTCATAGTTCTCATTATAGCctattatagttatttatttgcCAACATTATCTAATAGACTATAGGTTCCTGATGTCTATTTAAAGgtatcagaaatattaaaaaaatgaatcattgaTTAAATGTCTAATTATGTGAATAACTGTTAAATAATGCTCtcataaaataatactaaaaatttgATACCAAGTAAAATTAAGGTTTACTAGAAGTTAATTTGAAAGGATCACCTAAAAATGCCTGCATATCTCTAATGGTATGTTGGATTTTGGGGAAAGGATCAAGTAAGATGAAAATGGAGAAGTCATTACACTTTTATATACTTACAGTACCAGGGAACATTTATTAGAATACAATAGTGAGACAACTCCCATGGAAGTGTAatcataaatgtaaaaagaaattgaGCTATTTGAGAAGTTCATAATCGAAAGTAGttgcaaataatccaattgaatTTCATACAAGAAAACAAGATTGtgatttcacattaaaaaaaaaaaaaaaagtgtcggggcagcccgggtggctcagtggtttagcgccaccttcagcccagggcctgatcctggagacccaggatggagtcccacgtcgggcttcctgcatggagcctgcttctccctctacctgtgtctctgcttctctctctgtctctgtgtctctcatgaataaacaaataaaattttttttaaaaatagtgtctgTGATATGGTAATGGTCTGGAGCAACAGGATTAAGATAAGGTAAATAGACTACCTACAAATGATGGTTAGAGTGCAGGTTCAGTTCCCAGCTCTGACACTTAATAGCTATATGACCAAAGACATGATTTAAAATTGTTGTGCAACAATTTCTTTATACTTAggatgttggggcacctgggtggcttagttggctaagcgtctgccttctgctcaggtcataatcctagggtcctgggatgaagccctatgtggggctccctgctcagaggggaggtctgcttttctctccctctgcccctctgcccgctcatgctttctttctttctttctccctctctcagataaataaatgaaatctttaaaaacaagtaaataaaatgaggGTGTGGATAGCATACACCTTGtagatttacttttaaaatgaaatgagttaAACCTTTAGAAAAAATATGCTGGATGTTCAcattgaatatacatatataatagatacacatattttatatatatatatatatatacatatataaaacaacatTGACTCAAAGACTTAAAgaatcctcttcttttttttttcttcctactaaTTGGAGCATCGTAAGTAGACTATC contains:
- the LOC112933484 gene encoding ATP synthase-coupling factor 6, mitochondrial-like, coding for MILQRLFRFSSLIRSAVSVHLRRNIGVRAVAFNKELDPVQKLFVDKIREDRTKCQTSGGPVDTGPEYQQDLEKELFKLKQMYGKADMNTFPDFKFADPKFEVLDKPSPEEIM